The genomic segment GAGTTCTCGATTATTTAAGAGGGTTTCATTTTAGTGAAAGTGATCTTGCTTACTTAAAGGATGATCTCGGCTATGAAGACGACTTCACCTCTTATCTAAAGGAGCTACGTTTTACAGGCACTGTTTATTCCATGGCTGAAGGGGAGCTGGTTTTTGCGAATGAACCTATTATTCGCGTGGAATCGACACTTATCGAAGCACAGCTGATTGAGACCGCTCTACTTAATATCGTTAATTATCAGACGCTTATTGCGACGAAAGCAAGCCGCATCAAACAAGTCGTCAAAGACGAAATAGTGATGGAATTTGGCAGTCGGCGTGCACACGAGATGGATGCGGCGATATGGGGTGCACGTGCTACGTTCATTGGCGGCGTTGAAGCGACAAGTAATGTCCGCGCTGGGAAAAGATTCGATATTCCTGTAGCGGGGACGCATGCTCATTCAATGATTCAAGCTTATAAAAGTGAATACGAAGCATTCCATTCATACGCTAAACGTCATAAGGACTGTGTTTTCCTTGTCGATACGTATAATACAGTAAAAATAGGCATTCCGACGGCAATCCAAGTAGCTAAAGAACTTGGTGATAAAATCAATTTCATCGGCGTTCGTTTAGATAGCGGTGATATTTCATTCCTATCCAAGGAAGCGCGCCGTATGTTGGATGAAGCTGGATTCTTGGATGCGAAAGTTTTCGTTTCAAATGACTTGGATGAATATACAATTCTCAACTTGAAAGCACAAGGTGCAAGGGTAGACGTATGGGGAATTGGAACGAAATTGATCACAGCGTACGACCAGCCTGCACTTGGGGCCGTCTATAAAATTGTTTCCATAGAAAA from the Sporosarcina psychrophila genome contains:
- a CDS encoding nicotinate phosphoribosyltransferase; protein product: MSSKYADDSLALHTDLYQINMAESYWADGIHERKAVFELFFRNLPFGNGYALFAGLERVLDYLRGFHFSESDLAYLKDDLGYEDDFTSYLKELRFTGTVYSMAEGELVFANEPIIRVESTLIEAQLIETALLNIVNYQTLIATKASRIKQVVKDEIVMEFGSRRAHEMDAAIWGARATFIGGVEATSNVRAGKRFDIPVAGTHAHSMIQAYKSEYEAFHSYAKRHKDCVFLVDTYNTVKIGIPTAIQVAKELGDKINFIGVRLDSGDISFLSKEARRMLDEAGFLDAKVFVSNDLDEYTILNLKAQGARVDVWGIGTKLITAYDQPALGAVYKIVSIENDAGEMEDTIKISSTTEKVTTPGRKKLYRIIDRENGKAEGDYITMYDENPASEKRIKMFHPVHTFISKFVTNFEAKDLHVKVVEQGVIIYNNPTLQQMRDYAKDNLELLWDEYKRSLNPEEYPVDLSQKCWDNKMRNIQEVQEMVEDFING